A genome region from Panicum virgatum strain AP13 chromosome 4K, P.virgatum_v5, whole genome shotgun sequence includes the following:
- the LOC120702986 gene encoding U-box domain-containing protein 21-like, whose amino-acid sequence MVLPMSRATRAASRLVPEIPLLRRGSKQQQQAAEEEVAVPAHFVCPISLDLMRDPVTAPTGITYDRESVEGWLARGGARCPVTGRPLRLADLVPNHATRRMIQDWCVANRASGVQRVPTPKVPLADADAADAVAAVSRAAGRGDVAACGAASARARALAKESDRNRRCLAAAGAARALATAFGRLAGERVEGAGAAAEGAALGEILAAATAFFPLDDEARRCIASPASLKSLASVMTHGGELAARASAAVVLRELASSADGRTLEAVARTPGMCDALVRLVRSPVSAPATKAALVTAYYLAAASDRAAARLAEVGAVPALVELLVDADKGTSEKALAALDAVLGADAGLAAARAHALAVPVLVKKMFRVSDMATEFAVSALWRLCRAGDAGAAACRAEALRVGAFQKLLLLLQVGCGGVTKERASELLKMLNGSRGSIECIETVDFKGLKRPF is encoded by the coding sequence ATGGTTCTGCCGATGTCTCGCGCGACGAGAGCCGCGTCTAGGCTGGTGCCGGAGATCCCGCTGCTGAGGCGGGGCAGCAAGCAACAGCAGCaggcggccgaggaggaggtggcggtgccgGCGCACTTCGTGTGCCCGATCTCGCTGGACCTGATGCGGGACCCCGTCACGGCGCCCACGGGGATCACCTACGACCGGGAGAGCGTGGAGGGCTGGCTGGCGCGCGGGGGCGCGCGGTGCCCCGTCACCGGCCGCCCGCTGCGGCTCGCCGACCTGGTCCCCAACCACGCCACGCGCCGGATGATCCAGGACTGGTGCGTCGCCAACCGCGCCAGCGGGGTCCAGCGGGTGCCCACCCCCAAGGTGCcgctcgccgacgccgacgccgccgacgcggTGGCCGCCGTGTCGCGCGCCGCGGGCCGCGGGGACGTGGCCGCGTGCGGGGCGGCCTCCGCCAGGGCGAGGGCGCTCGCCAAGGAGAGCGACCGCAACCGCCGCTGCCTGGCAGCGgcgggcgccgcgcgcgcgctggcGACGGCGTTCGGGCGGCTCGCGGGGGAGCGCGTCGAGGGCGCCGGCGCTGCAGCCGAGGGCGCTGCGCTGGGCGAGATCCTGGCCGCCGCGACCGCGTTCTTCCCGCTCGACGACGAGGCGCGCCGCTGCATTGCCTCGCCGGCCTCGCTCAAGTCGCTCGCCTCCGTGATGACCCACGGCGGGGAGCTCGCGGCGcgggccagcgccgccgtcgtgctCCGCGAGCTCGCGTCGTCGGCCGACGGGCGCACCCTCGAGGCCGTGGCGCGGACCCCGGGGATGTGCGACGCGCTCGTCCGCCTCGTCCGGAGCCCCGTCTCCGCGCCGGCCACCAAGGCCGCTCTCGTCACGGCCTactacctcgccgccgcctccgaccgcGCGGCGGCCCGCCTCGCGGAGGTCGGCGCGGTGCCGGCCCTCGTGGAGCTCCTCGTCGACGCCGACAAGGGCACGAGCGAGAAGGCGCTGGCCGCGCTCGACGCCGTCCTGGGCGCCGACGCCGGgctcgcggccgcgcgcgcgcacgcgctggCCGTGCCAGTCCTCGTCAAGAAGATGTTCCGCGTCTCCGACATGGCCACGGAGTTCGCCGTCTCCGCGCTCTGGCGCCTCTGCCGCGcgggcgacgccggcgccgccgcgtgccgcgcCGAGGCGCTGCGCGTCGGCGCGTTccagaagctgctgctgctgctccaggTCGGATGCGGCGGCGTCACCAAGGAGCGCGCCAGCGAGCTGCTCAAGATGCTCAACGGCTCCAGGGGCAGCATCGAGTGCATCGAGACCGTCGACTTCAAGGGGCTCAAGAGGCCATTTTGA
- the LOC120701863 gene encoding serine/arginine repetitive matrix protein 1-like — protein sequence MEDWRDLAGTVPNSSPRAPACCASLRWAARSTPATSTRLLPPGRRARRELHRRASHAFGLDDALLGLGDEPRWRRWERHSGETSRHARHALRASRNRPPPHLPLPPRLPFLPPSAPSRRSPRLPPPRLPSPMPLALPRHTTTRHRRRCGSPPPATSTAAAPLPHATGPRSPPPAPPRHTVPPRRLPAAPPLLAAGPLRYLRPSAPLSCHGAEEGVGGRERRRGKGYPI from the exons CGTGCGCCCGCGTGCTGCGCATCCTTGAGATGGGCGGCGCGATCAACGCCGGCGACCTCCACGAGGCTCCTTCCACCAGggcgtcgcgcccgccgcgagCTCCACCGCAGGGCCAGCCACGCCTTCGGCCTCGACGACGCGCTCCTGGGCCTCGGGGACgagccgcggtggcggcgctgggaaCGCCACAGCGGCGAGACCTCCCGGCACGCCCGCCACGCGCTGCGGG CCTCTCGCAACCGGCCCCCACCGCacctcccgctgccgccgcggctccccttcctcccgccaTCGGCCCCGTCGCGCCGCTCCCCACgtctcccgccgccgcggctccccTCCCCCATGCCACTGGCCTTGCCGCGCCACACCACcactcgccatcgccgccgctgcggctccCCTCCCCCCGCCACCAGCACCGCCGCGGCTCCCCTCCCCCACGCCACTGGCCCGCGCTCCCCGCCACCTGCCCCGCCGCGCCACACCGTGCCTCCCCGCCGCTtgcccgccgcgcctcccctcctcGCTGCCGGCCCGCTGCGCTACCTCCGCCCATCCGCGCCGCTCAGCTGccatggagcagaggaaggggttgggggaagggaaagaagaaggGGAAAGGGATATCCTATCTAG